Genomic segment of Ralstonia pickettii:
CACAACCCATCCACAAGACTGTCCCGCGCGGGTGTGGATTTCCTCCTTCTCTGTCGCGGCGCGGGCCCGTTTTTCTCTGGATCAACGCCCAGACCACGTTTGCCTCATTTTTAGGCACCCCATCGCACTTCCTTTCATATCAAGCACTTAGCGTGCTTGTTGTGGCAATGTCCACAACCCATCCACAACACTGTCCCGCTGCAGTGTGGATTACCCGCTCTTCAGCACGGTCCGCCGGCTGTTTCGCCTGGATTGACACTGAAAAAGCCGGTTGCACATTTTTTGAGCAGGGCACCGAAGTGCCTTTCGCATCAAATACTTAGCTTGCTTGTCCGGGCAATGTCCACAACCCGTCCACAAGACTGTCCCGCCTGGCTGTGGATTGCGCGGCCCGCATCTTTCATGACAGCCCGTTGACCATCGCCTGCGCATGTCACGATGCTGCGCCATCGTGTTGCCGAGGCAGGTCCGACGCGCTAGAGTGCTGCCTGTTTTTGCCGCAACGGACAGCGTTCGGGGACGCGGACGGCACGAGCACACCATCAGAATCACATTCCTTTCACAACGACAAAACGGGTTGTCCAGTGTTTTCCATCATTCAAGCCGCCGGCTGGCCGATCTGGCCGCTGTTGATCGCCTCGGTGCTCGCACTCGCGCTCATCATCGAACGCTTCGTCGCCCTGCAACGCAAGAAGATCATTCCGCCCAAGGTCTATGACGAGGCGCTCGCCGTCGCGCATCAGCGCCGCGCCACCCCGGAAGTGGTGAACACGCTGGAGCAGGGATCGCCGCTGGGCCGCCTGCTGGCGGCTGCGCTGCGTCACGTGGTGCTGCATCCGAACACCTCGCGCGATGCCGCCAAGGAAGTGGTGGAAGAAGCCGGCCAGAACGTTGCCCACCGGCTCGAACGCTATCTCAACGCACTCGGCACGATTGCCTCGGTGGCGCCGCTGATGGGCCTGTTCGGCACGGTCGTCGGCATGATCGAGATCTTCGGCAGCCAGACCGCCGCCGGCACGAACCCGCAGGCGCTGGCGCACGGCATCTCGGTCGCGCTGTACAACACGGCGCTGGGCCTGGTGGTGGCCATCCCGACGCTGATCTTCTGGCGCTACTTCCGTGGCGTGGTCGATAACTACGTGGTCGAGCTGGAGCATCTCTCCACCACGTTCCTCGACGCGATCCTGCCGCCGCGGCGCGGTTGATCCGGGCCACGCCTTACTGGAAACAGCCATGCGCTTCCGCCCGCGCCGTGCCCGCGAAGAGCCGGAGATCAACCTGATCCCGCTGATCGACGTGCTGCTCGTGATCCTCATCTTCCTGATGATCACGACCACGTATTCCCGCTACACCGAACTGAAAGTCAACCTGCCGACCGCCGAGGCTGAAAAAGCCACCGAGCGCCCGGGCCAGATCGTCGTGTCCGTCACCGCCAACGGCGTCTACTCTGTCGACAAGCAAGTGCTCGACACGCGCGATGTCACCAGCCTGGCCGATGCGCTGCGCAATGCCGCGGGCAAGGCGGGCGGCCCCGAGCCCATCGTCATCGTCAACGCCGATGCTCAAGCCGCGCACCAGGCGGTGGTCAATGTCATGGAAGCCGCGCGCGTGGCCGGTCTGTCGCACCTGACCTTCGCCACGCAAACCGGCAACGCCCGCTAAGAGACCGCTTCTCAACCACCATCACGCATGCCCGTCGCCCAGCACCGTCTCGCCAGCTTCGTTACCCGCCAATGGCAGCAACGCGGCTGGTTTGCGTGGGTGATGTGGCCGCTGTCGTGGCTGTTTGGAGCGGTGAGCGCCCTGCGCCGGCTGCTGTTCCGCCTGGGCGTGCTGCGCTCGGTGCGGCTGCCGATGCCGGTGGTGGTGATCGGCAATGTCACCGTCGGCGGCGCCGGCAAGACGCCCGCCGTGATTGCGCTGGCGTCGGCGCTGGCTGAAGCCGGCCTGCGCCCGGGCATCGTCTCGCGCGGCTACGGCGCACAGCTGAAGCATCCGCGCCCCGTGCGCGAACATTCCCGTGCAGAAGACGTGGGCGATGAACCGCTGCTCATCGCCCGCGCCACTGATCTGCCGGTGTGGGTGTTCCCCGACCGCGTGCTGTGCGCGCAGACGCTGCTGGCCTCGCACCCGGGCTGCAACGTGATCGTCTGCGACGACGGCCTGCAGCACTACCGCCTGCGCCGCGATATCGAAATCATCGTGTTCGACACGCGCATGGGCGGCAACGGCTTCCTGCTGCCCGCCGGCCCGTTGCGCGAGCCGATGACGCGCCGCCGTGACGCCACGCTCATCAACGACCCGAACTACCGTGCCACACCCGACCGCCCGGACGTGTTCGGCATGCACCTCGAGCTGCAGGACGCCTACAACCTGGCCGACCCCGGGCTGCGGCGCCCGCTGGCTCAGTTCGCACGCATCGAAGGCGGTCAATTGCTGGCTGCAGCCGGCATCGGCAACCCCGAGCGCTTCTTCGCCTCGCTGCGCGCCGCCGGCCTCAAGCCGAGCACGCTGCCGCTGCCCGATCACTACGATTTCGCCGATAGCCCCTTCACCGACAGCCACGCCGAGGTCATCCTGATCACGGAAAAGGATGCCGTAAAATGCGGCCATCTCGACGACCCGCGCATCTGGGTGGTGCCGACCACACCGGTGGTCGACCCGGCGCTGGTCGAACAGGTCTGCCAGCGCGTGCGCGCCCTGGCCGATCGCGCAACGCTCAAGGCAAGCGCACAATAACGCCACCCTTCCGCTGTACCGGCGCGCCGCCCTCCGCCTTGAGCGGCCGCCACGGAGCCTCTACCGCCATGGACAATCGCCTGCTGGAAATCCTCGTCTGCCCGTTGTGCAAGGGCACGCTGCAACACGACCGCGCCAACAATGAACTGATCTGCCACGTCGACAAGCTGGCCTACCCGATCCGCGACGGCATCCCCGTCATGCTGGCCGATGAAGCACGCCAGACCGTGGAAGGCACGCCGGTCGATCCGGCCTGATACGAAGGTCGCCGTCATGTCGCACGCGCCGTTCATCGCTGTCATTCCCGCGCGGCTGGCGTCCACGCGGCTGCCCAACAAACCGCTGGCCGACATCGACGGCAAGCCGATGGTGGTGCGCGTGGCTGAACGCACGCATCAGTCATCCGCCGCGCGCGTGGTGGTTGCCACCGATGCAGCGTCGGTCGCCGACGCCTGCATGCAGCATCACGTGGAAGCCGTGCTCACGCGTGCCGACCACGCATCCGGCACCGACCGTCTGGCCGAAGTGGCCACCGTTCTGGGGCTGCCCGATGACGCCATCGTCGTGAACGTGCAAGGCGATGAGCCGCTGATCGCACCGACGCTGATCGACAACGTGGCCGCGCATCTGCGCGACCACCCCGACTGCGCCATCGCCACTGCTGCGCATCCGATCCACGACCCGGCCGACGTATTCAATCCAAATGTCGTCAAGGTGGTGCTCGACGCCGCCGATCGCGCACTGTTGTTCTCGCGCGCACCGCTGCCGTGGGCGCGCGACACTTGGACACCCGCGGTCATGGCGCAACCCGTTGCCGAGCGCCCGTTGCCGGCCATGCCCGTGCTGCGCCATATCGGCATCTACGCGTACCGCGCCGGGTTCCTGCGCCGCTTCCCGCAATTGGCTGCCGCCCCCATCGAGCAAACCGAACAGTTGGAGCAGCTACGCGCGATGTGGCACGGTGAGCGCATTGCTGTGCTGACCACCGATGACGCCCCCGCCGCCGGAGTCGACACCCCCGAAGACCTCGCCCGGGTGCGCGCTGCCTGGGCTGAACTCCTCGCGCAGGACGGCCCTTGAGGCCGCGATTTCTCTGAACTTTGCGCGCGGGGCTGCCAAAACCCCGGCCCCGCCATGGCATAATCGCGAGGACGACAAGCCGCATGACGGCGCCCACGCAGGCGCCACAGCGGCGACAGGGAGACAAATCGAGCCATGGGTGCCGCCGTCCGGCGGACGCCTGATTCCCCAGAGTCCGGTAAGGCTGGCGTCAACTTCGCCCGCTAGGCTGCCTGTTCGCGTCGATTGCGTCGCCATGGTTTTATCCGCAGGCGTATTGGGAATCCGCCCTCTTGGACCGATTCCCAACGCGCTTCACACAGCCTGACAGCGCGACAGGATTCGAAAACTTGAGGAACTCGTCAACATGCGGTTGATTCTGTTGGGCGCACCTGGCGCCGGCAAAGGTACGCAAGCCAAATTCATCTGCGAAAAATTCGGCATTCCGCAGATTTCCACCGGCGACATGCTGCGCGCGGCAGTCAAGGCCGGTACCCCGCTGGGTATCGAAGCAAAGAAGGTGATGGATGCCGGCGGCCTGGTATCGGATGACATCATCATCGGCCTCGTGAAAGACCGCCTGCAGCAGCCCGATTGCAAGAACGGCTACCTGTTCGACGGCTTCCCGCGCACCATTCCGCAAGCCGAAGCCATGAAGGACGCGGCCGTGGCAATCGAC
This window contains:
- a CDS encoding MotA/TolQ/ExbB proton channel family protein gives rise to the protein MFSIIQAAGWPIWPLLIASVLALALIIERFVALQRKKIIPPKVYDEALAVAHQRRATPEVVNTLEQGSPLGRLLAAALRHVVLHPNTSRDAAKEVVEEAGQNVAHRLERYLNALGTIASVAPLMGLFGTVVGMIEIFGSQTAAGTNPQALAHGISVALYNTALGLVVAIPTLIFWRYFRGVVDNYVVELEHLSTTFLDAILPPRRG
- a CDS encoding ExbD/TolR family protein, coding for MRFRPRRAREEPEINLIPLIDVLLVILIFLMITTTYSRYTELKVNLPTAEAEKATERPGQIVVSVTANGVYSVDKQVLDTRDVTSLADALRNAAGKAGGPEPIVIVNADAQAAHQAVVNVMEAARVAGLSHLTFATQTGNAR
- the lpxK gene encoding tetraacyldisaccharide 4'-kinase, with product MPVAQHRLASFVTRQWQQRGWFAWVMWPLSWLFGAVSALRRLLFRLGVLRSVRLPMPVVVIGNVTVGGAGKTPAVIALASALAEAGLRPGIVSRGYGAQLKHPRPVREHSRAEDVGDEPLLIARATDLPVWVFPDRVLCAQTLLASHPGCNVIVCDDGLQHYRLRRDIEIIVFDTRMGGNGFLLPAGPLREPMTRRRDATLINDPNYRATPDRPDVFGMHLELQDAYNLADPGLRRPLAQFARIEGGQLLAAAGIGNPERFFASLRAAGLKPSTLPLPDHYDFADSPFTDSHAEVILITEKDAVKCGHLDDPRIWVVPTTPVVDPALVEQVCQRVRALADRATLKASAQ
- a CDS encoding Trm112 family protein — encoded protein: MDNRLLEILVCPLCKGTLQHDRANNELICHVDKLAYPIRDGIPVMLADEARQTVEGTPVDPA
- the kdsB gene encoding 3-deoxy-manno-octulosonate cytidylyltransferase; this translates as MSHAPFIAVIPARLASTRLPNKPLADIDGKPMVVRVAERTHQSSAARVVVATDAASVADACMQHHVEAVLTRADHASGTDRLAEVATVLGLPDDAIVVNVQGDEPLIAPTLIDNVAAHLRDHPDCAIATAAHPIHDPADVFNPNVVKVVLDAADRALLFSRAPLPWARDTWTPAVMAQPVAERPLPAMPVLRHIGIYAYRAGFLRRFPQLAAAPIEQTEQLEQLRAMWHGERIAVLTTDDAPAAGVDTPEDLARVRAAWAELLAQDGP